In Calothrix sp. PCC 7507, one DNA window encodes the following:
- a CDS encoding cystathionine gamma-synthase: protein MEFETRAIHEGQAPDPQTGAVIVPIYLTSTYEQSAIGQHKGYEYSRTGNPTRTALEEALAAIENGKFGLAFASGLAATTTVLSLLKTGDHIIAGDDLYGGTYRLLEKVVKNWGVTTSYVDIDHIGDFETAIQPNTKLIWIETPTNPLLKIIDIAALAKIARKNNIILVVDNTFASPYFQRPLELGADIVVHSTTKYLGGHSDIIGGAVVTSNEELNSQLKFYQNAIGAIPSPFDSWLVLRGIKTLAVRMREHEKNASLLAEFLAQHPKVDRIYYPGLSSNEQYQLAKEQMSGFGGMISLELKGGFVEVERFISRLKLFLLAESLGGVESLLCYPAKMTHGSLPEKERLKRGIKDNLIRLSVGIEHSLDLQADLENALSK from the coding sequence ATGGAATTTGAAACCAGAGCAATTCATGAAGGTCAAGCACCAGACCCCCAAACAGGTGCTGTAATTGTGCCAATTTATTTAACTTCTACTTATGAGCAATCAGCCATAGGTCAACACAAAGGTTATGAATACTCACGCACAGGAAACCCTACTAGAACAGCTTTAGAGGAGGCTTTAGCTGCAATTGAAAATGGGAAATTCGGTTTAGCCTTTGCGTCTGGATTAGCTGCGACTACTACAGTATTAAGCCTGCTGAAAACTGGTGATCATATCATTGCAGGTGATGATTTGTATGGTGGGACTTATCGGTTATTAGAAAAGGTGGTGAAAAATTGGGGTGTAACAACTAGCTATGTAGATATTGATCACATTGGAGACTTTGAAACTGCAATTCAACCCAATACTAAGTTGATTTGGATTGAAACCCCTACCAACCCCTTGTTAAAAATTATTGATATTGCAGCCCTAGCAAAAATCGCCCGTAAAAACAACATTATTTTGGTAGTTGATAATACATTTGCTAGTCCTTATTTCCAAAGACCATTAGAGTTAGGTGCTGATATTGTTGTTCACAGCACCACGAAGTATTTAGGAGGACATAGCGATATTATTGGTGGCGCGGTTGTTACATCTAATGAAGAACTCAACTCTCAACTGAAATTTTATCAGAATGCGATCGGGGCTATTCCTAGTCCCTTTGATAGCTGGTTAGTGCTGCGCGGGATTAAAACCCTCGCTGTAAGAATGCGCGAACATGAAAAAAATGCTTCATTGTTAGCTGAGTTTTTAGCCCAGCATCCCAAAGTCGATCGCATTTATTATCCAGGTTTATCTAGTAACGAGCAATATCAACTTGCCAAAGAGCAAATGTCTGGCTTTGGAGGGATGATTAGTTTGGAATTAAAGGGTGGTTTTGTTGAGGTGGAAAGATTCATTTCTCGACTCAAGTTGTTTTTGTTAGCTGAGAGTTTGGGAGGTGTTGAGTCACTGCTTTGTTATCCAGCGAAGATGACTCATGGTTCTCTCCCAGAGAAGGAACGATTAAAACGAGGAATTAAGGATAATTTAATCAGACTTTCGGTAGGTATTGAGCATTCCCTGGATTTACAAGCTGATTTAGAAAATGCGCTGTCTAAATAG
- a CDS encoding cystathionine beta-synthase yields the protein MATHNNILQTIGKTPLVKLNTITANIPSPIYAKVEYLNPGGSTKDRIALTMIESAEKAGLLQPGGTIIEATAGNTGVGIALIAAVKKYRCIFVMPDKMSQDKINLLKAYGAEVVVTPTSVPPDSPESYNGVAERLAKEIPGAYRPNQFENPNNPLAHYLSTGPEIWSDSGGKVEVFVAAMGTGGTISGVAKYLKEQNPNIIIVGADPEGSILSGDSPKPYKVEGIGEDFIPKTFNRQLVDEMIRVSDKESFNLARRLAREEGLLVGGSCGTAVAAALKYASRLSQPKYIVVLLPDTGRNYINKIYSDIWMQENGFWEGKITKSIKIGEILSQKVDFPSLVAVSPRDTLSQATILLQQLNISQLPVIDNNQVVGSLNEASLMKFLHDGINFSNQNVLAVMGKPLPILDEEVDISEAYRVLLSGTTGIIIKRDDVPIGLITRADLIRYWISQTQEELRGNNGI from the coding sequence ATGGCAACTCACAACAACATCTTACAAACAATCGGCAAAACCCCATTAGTCAAATTAAACACAATTACCGCCAACATCCCATCACCCATTTACGCCAAAGTTGAATATCTCAATCCCGGCGGAAGTACCAAAGACAGAATAGCCCTCACCATGATTGAATCTGCCGAAAAAGCAGGTTTATTACAACCCGGTGGCACCATCATCGAAGCTACAGCAGGAAACACTGGCGTAGGCATAGCACTAATCGCCGCCGTTAAAAAATATCGGTGTATATTCGTCATGCCCGATAAGATGAGCCAGGATAAAATTAACCTCCTCAAAGCTTATGGTGCAGAAGTAGTTGTTACACCAACATCCGTACCGCCCGACTCACCAGAAAGTTATAATGGCGTCGCCGAAAGACTAGCCAAAGAAATCCCAGGTGCTTACAGACCAAATCAATTTGAAAACCCCAACAATCCTTTAGCACATTACTTAAGCACAGGCCCAGAAATCTGGTCAGATAGCGGAGGCAAAGTAGAAGTTTTCGTCGCTGCGATGGGTACTGGTGGCACAATTTCTGGAGTTGCTAAATATCTCAAAGAGCAAAACCCAAATATTATTATTGTTGGTGCAGATCCAGAAGGTTCTATCCTTTCTGGAGATAGTCCCAAACCTTACAAAGTCGAAGGAATTGGTGAAGACTTTATTCCCAAAACATTTAATCGGCAATTAGTCGATGAAATGATTCGGGTTAGCGATAAAGAATCATTTAATTTAGCTCGTCGTCTTGCACGGGAAGAAGGATTATTAGTCGGAGGTTCATGTGGTACAGCAGTAGCCGCAGCCCTCAAATATGCATCTCGATTATCACAACCTAAATATATTGTTGTACTGTTACCAGATACAGGCAGAAACTACATCAATAAAATATATTCAGATATCTGGATGCAAGAAAATGGTTTTTGGGAAGGTAAAATAACCAAATCTATTAAAATTGGTGAGATTCTCTCACAAAAAGTAGATTTCCCCTCCCTAGTTGCTGTGAGTCCCCGCGATACTTTAAGTCAAGCGACAATTCTCCTACAACAACTAAATATATCTCAGCTACCTGTGATTGATAATAACCAGGTGGTAGGTAGTCTGAATGAAGCTTCGTTAATGAAATTTCTCCATGATGGCATCAATTTTTCTAACCAAAATGTATTAGCAGTTATGGGTAAGCCGCTGCCAATTCTTGATGAAGAAGTTGATATCTCTGAAGCTTATCGAGTGCTATTATCAGGAACAACGGGAATTATTATTAAGCGGGATGATGTACCCATTGGATTAATTACTAGAGCCGATTTAATTAGATATTGGATTAGTCAAACTCAGGAAGAACTCAGAGGAAACAATGGAATTTGA
- a CDS encoding pyridoxal phosphate-dependent aminotransferase — MTNTQRQKISAKAQQFTESVIREMTRVALQHGAVNLAQGFPDFPCPPELKQAAYEAIETDVNQYAITWGDRPFREAIAKKVHWYLGLDINPETQITVTCGSTEAMAAVMLATVNPGDEVIIFEPYYENYGPDAILASATPRYVTLHPPDWTFDETELRQAFSANTKAIIINTPHNPTGKVFTREELTLIAELCQKWDVLAFTDEIYEHILYDRSQHIALANLPGMAERTITINGLSKTYSVTGWRVGYILANPELTNAIRKVHDFLTVGAPAPLQRAGVAAMQLPPSYYQELAQLYHEKRDRILHILDQVQIPYFLPKGAYYVFADISKFGYKTDIEFTNHLIKNIGVAVVPGSSFFSQPEKGNTFIRFCFSKRPETLQTAADRLLKLQPNLQPTS, encoded by the coding sequence GTGACAAACACTCAGCGCCAAAAAATCTCAGCAAAAGCACAGCAATTCACAGAGTCCGTGATTCGAGAAATGACGCGGGTAGCACTGCAACATGGTGCAGTGAATTTAGCCCAAGGCTTTCCCGACTTTCCCTGTCCGCCGGAATTAAAACAGGCAGCCTATGAAGCGATTGAGACAGATGTTAACCAGTATGCCATTACCTGGGGCGATCGCCCATTTCGAGAAGCGATCGCCAAAAAAGTCCATTGGTATTTAGGCTTAGACATTAACCCAGAAACCCAAATCACCGTCACCTGCGGTTCCACAGAAGCAATGGCTGCCGTCATGCTAGCAACAGTCAATCCAGGTGACGAAGTAATCATCTTTGAACCATATTATGAAAACTATGGCCCCGATGCCATCTTAGCCAGCGCCACCCCCAGATACGTCACCCTACATCCCCCCGATTGGACATTTGACGAAACCGAATTGCGTCAAGCCTTCAGCGCCAACACCAAAGCCATCATCATCAACACTCCCCACAACCCCACAGGCAAAGTCTTCACCCGTGAAGAACTCACCCTCATTGCCGAACTTTGCCAAAAATGGGACGTACTAGCCTTCACAGACGAAATTTACGAACACATACTTTATGACAGAAGTCAACATATAGCCCTAGCAAACCTTCCTGGAATGGCAGAACGCACCATCACCATCAACGGACTGTCCAAAACATATAGCGTTACCGGCTGGCGAGTTGGTTACATCCTCGCCAACCCCGAACTAACCAACGCCATCCGCAAAGTCCACGACTTTCTCACCGTCGGCGCACCCGCACCATTACAACGAGCCGGAGTAGCCGCCATGCAACTACCACCATCTTATTACCAAGAACTCGCCCAACTCTATCACGAAAAGCGCGATCGCATCTTACACATCCTAGACCAAGTACAAATACCCTACTTCCTCCCCAAAGGAGCCTACTACGTATTTGCAGACATCTCCAAATTTGGCTACAAAACAGACATCGAATTCACCAACCACCTAATCAAAAACATAGGCGTAGCCGTAGTTCCCGGTTCCAGCTTCTTCAGCCAACCAGAAAAAGGCAACACCTTCATCCGCTTCTGCTTCAGCAAAAGACCAGAAACCCTACAAACAGCAGCCGACAGACTCCTCAAACTCCAGCCAAACCTCCAACCCACATCCTAA
- a CDS encoding type II toxin-antitoxin system ParD family antitoxin: MDAKILGTDSYASKLMNINIEIPDDIRIYIEAQVITGTYNSIEEYFLDLVQQDKKSKAQAKLEMLLLEGINSEAQEVTPEYWQNLHSVES, encoded by the coding sequence TTGGACGCTAAAATATTGGGAACAGATAGTTATGCTTCAAAGCTGATGAATATCAATATTGAGATACCTGATGACATACGTATTTATATTGAGGCACAAGTGATTACAGGTACTTACAACAGCATCGAGGAGTACTTTCTGGACTTGGTGCAGCAAGACAAAAAAAGTAAGGCACAAGCAAAGTTAGAAATGCTTTTGCTTGAAGGTATTAACTCGGAAGCTCAGGAAGTAACACCAGAATATTGGCAGAATTTGCATTCTGTTGAATCTTAA
- a CDS encoding IS4 family transposase, whose translation MEKHQSVSIRQISRNRAEQVGYYRFLSNENVTIGELVGSLSDHCVSQVEDKHILAISDSSEINLQSHVGRLKAEGLGVVGNNTDVGFYIHPTLVLDAENGFPLGLSTVQLWTREIDHADKHERNYKKLPIEEKESYKWLRSADETQRCLSIGNAKMVTHIADRESDMYEEFTTVPNRKNHVLVRARIDRRLIGKTQSLYAYLNQQPSEGTYTVDVPADPRIGRTTREALLIVRCAMVKIQRPEKLSAKDYPPSVKLYAVEAVEVNPPAGTEPIHWRLLTTHHVVCLEQALQIIRWYTWRWRIEQLFAILKTAGLNLEATQLESIAAIKRLSVLALSVAVRILQMIQGRDNPELSANLAFSDEQQQCLSTLAPTVEGHTPRQQNPYPPHSLPWATWIIARLGGWSGYKSQKPPGITTLTRGLKQFESTFFGWKLALGLLVCTP comes from the coding sequence ATGGAAAAACATCAATCAGTCAGCATTCGCCAAATAAGTAGAAATAGAGCAGAACAGGTGGGGTACTACCGCTTTTTGTCGAATGAGAATGTGACAATAGGGGAATTAGTCGGCAGCCTATCAGACCACTGTGTATCACAGGTAGAAGACAAGCATATATTAGCCATCAGTGATAGTAGCGAAATTAACTTGCAGTCTCATGTTGGTAGGTTGAAAGCAGAGGGTCTAGGTGTAGTCGGAAACAACACAGACGTAGGGTTTTATATTCATCCAACTTTAGTATTGGATGCAGAGAATGGATTTCCATTGGGATTAAGCACAGTACAACTGTGGACGCGAGAGATAGACCATGCCGATAAGCATGAACGAAATTACAAAAAGTTACCGATAGAGGAAAAAGAATCATACAAATGGCTGCGTTCAGCCGATGAAACCCAAAGATGTTTAAGTATTGGTAATGCCAAAATGGTGACTCATATCGCCGATAGAGAAAGCGATATGTATGAAGAATTTACGACCGTACCAAATCGCAAAAATCACGTGTTGGTCAGAGCGCGCATTGACCGTCGCCTCATAGGAAAGACCCAATCGCTGTATGCGTATTTAAACCAACAGCCGAGCGAGGGCACTTACACCGTGGACGTTCCAGCAGATCCACGTATTGGTAGAACTACAAGAGAAGCATTATTAATTGTGCGCTGTGCGATGGTCAAAATTCAACGTCCAGAGAAATTGAGTGCCAAAGATTATCCGCCTAGCGTGAAACTTTACGCAGTGGAAGCAGTGGAAGTCAACCCACCTGCGGGTACTGAACCGATTCATTGGCGATTGTTGACCACCCACCACGTTGTTTGTTTGGAACAAGCACTACAAATCATTAGATGGTACACATGGAGATGGCGAATTGAACAACTATTTGCCATCCTCAAAACTGCTGGTTTAAATCTCGAAGCTACTCAGCTTGAGTCCATTGCTGCCATTAAGCGACTGAGTGTTTTAGCTTTGTCAGTAGCTGTGCGAATTTTACAAATGATTCAGGGACGGGATAATCCTGAGTTGTCTGCAAATCTAGCTTTTTCGGATGAGCAACAGCAATGTTTATCTACTCTTGCACCAACTGTAGAAGGTCACACTCCACGTCAACAAAATCCCTATCCTCCTCATTCCTTACCTTGGGCTACCTGGATTATTGCTCGTCTTGGTGGTTGGTCTGGTTACAAGTCTCAAAAACCTCCAGGAATTACTACTTTGACTCGGGGGCTTAAGCAGTTTGAATCCACCTTTTTTGGCTGGAAACTCGCTCTGGGTCTACTTGTGTGTACACCGTAG
- a CDS encoding TIGR03792 family protein: MVIELLRFKVTPELRENYIQKDAEIWTTALAKYPGFLGKEVWINPHNTTEVIFIVRWETKEQWQAIPQADLQAIEKNFAQAFGDNYELLELAEYQVRKFAN, from the coding sequence TTGGTTATAGAACTGCTCAGGTTTAAAGTCACCCCCGAACTGCGGGAGAATTACATCCAAAAGGATGCGGAAATCTGGACAACAGCACTAGCTAAGTATCCAGGATTTCTGGGTAAAGAAGTCTGGATTAATCCCCACAACACCACAGAAGTTATCTTTATAGTTCGTTGGGAAACAAAGGAACAGTGGCAAGCCATACCCCAAGCCGATTTACAGGCTATAGAAAAAAATTTCGCTCAAGCATTCGGAGATAATTATGAGCTGCTGGAGCTAGCAGAGTATCAAGTGCGAAAATTTGCGAATTAG
- a CDS encoding phasin family protein, whose protein sequence is MDNNNWMQQLLMLGIGTTSLVADKLRQVGDELVKDGKLNPEQAKAVMDDIAQQLKSEQGNWDAQMQRQMRNMMQDLGVARQSEVDELRGRIDRLERQVRDLENKLWR, encoded by the coding sequence ATGGATAATAACAATTGGATGCAGCAGTTATTAATGCTGGGTATTGGTACTACGTCTTTGGTAGCGGACAAACTGCGACAAGTCGGCGATGAATTGGTGAAGGATGGTAAGCTCAATCCTGAGCAAGCTAAAGCCGTAATGGATGATATTGCACAGCAGCTCAAGTCTGAGCAAGGAAACTGGGATGCCCAAATGCAACGCCAAATGCGAAATATGATGCAGGATTTGGGCGTGGCTCGTCAGTCTGAAGTAGATGAACTACGGGGCAGAATTGACCGTTTAGAGCGTCAAGTGCGCGATTTAGAAAATAAACTTTGGCGTTAA
- a CDS encoding FKBP-type peptidyl-prolyl cis-trans isomerase, protein MKAILLSVALMLTCVVVLVLAQVGSRQDSAIAAKLTQTAPVATTIAENNTLVANKTMSDAKVVTTPSGLKYVELEQGTGDTPKTGQTVVVHYTGTLENGTKFDSSRDRSQPFSFKIGVGQVIKGWDEGLSTMKVGDRRQLIIPSELGYGARGAGGVIPPNATLLFDVELLEIK, encoded by the coding sequence TTGAAAGCAATTTTACTCAGTGTGGCGCTCATGCTGACATGTGTGGTGGTTTTGGTGTTAGCGCAAGTTGGCAGTAGACAGGACTCTGCGATCGCTGCTAAATTAACCCAAACTGCACCAGTAGCCACTACTATCGCTGAAAACAATACCTTAGTTGCAAATAAAACTATGTCTGATGCCAAAGTTGTCACCACCCCTTCTGGATTAAAATACGTTGAGTTAGAACAGGGGACTGGAGATACTCCTAAAACTGGACAAACGGTTGTAGTTCACTACACCGGCACTCTCGAAAATGGTACTAAGTTTGATAGTTCACGCGATCGCAGCCAACCCTTCAGCTTTAAAATCGGCGTTGGACAAGTGATTAAAGGCTGGGATGAAGGACTTAGCACGATGAAAGTAGGCGATCGTCGTCAGTTAATCATCCCCTCAGAGTTAGGTTATGGCGCTCGTGGCGCTGGTGGCGTGATTCCACCCAACGCGACTCTACTTTTTGATGTGGAATTGCTGGAAATTAAATAG
- a CDS encoding two-component sensor histidine kinase, whose protein sequence is MAAATQRKKIEAELEQAKDTAETANRAKSTFLANMSHELRTPLNAILGFSQLMNQDANLSTAQKDHLGIIHRSGEHLLTLINQVLDLSKVEAGRMVLSTNNFDLHYLLANIEDMFVLKAKDKNLQLRFDCAVDVPQYICTDEIKWRQVLINLIGNAIKFTASGSVLVKVGISAQMHRGSGETTITFEVVHAIDAENRG, encoded by the coding sequence GTGGCGGCGGCTACGCAACGCAAAAAAATAGAAGCAGAACTCGAACAGGCTAAAGATACCGCCGAAACTGCCAACCGTGCTAAAAGCACATTCCTTGCTAACATGAGCCATGAATTGCGAACTCCCCTGAATGCGATTCTCGGCTTTTCCCAACTGATGAACCAAGACGCAAATCTCTCAACCGCACAAAAAGATCATCTTGGCATTATTCATCGCAGCGGAGAGCATTTGTTGACACTGATTAACCAAGTGCTAGACTTGTCCAAAGTTGAAGCGGGACGCATGGTTTTATCGACAAATAACTTTGATCTGCATTACTTACTGGCTAATATCGAAGATATGTTTGTATTGAAAGCCAAAGATAAAAACTTGCAGTTGCGATTTGATTGTGCCGTCGATGTTCCCCAATATATCTGCACTGATGAAATTAAGTGGCGGCAAGTACTGATTAACTTGATTGGTAATGCGATTAAATTTACCGCCTCTGGCAGTGTGTTAGTTAAAGTCGGAATCAGTGCCCAGATGCACAGGGGTAGTGGAGAAACAACTATTACTTTTGAAGTCGTTCACGCTATAGATGCAGAAAACAGAGGTTAA
- a CDS encoding HlyD family efflux transporter periplasmic adaptor subunit, whose translation MKSSLAANAPQARQTKQQFAKPDEQLSYELGKAVQELPPLYTRLLAGTMSVIVLGTIAWANFSEIDEVATAPGELIASTQVRPVTSLGGGVILAVKVKEGDRVTKNQVIVQRDPNLQQADVIRLTKATKLIQEDLQRLDAERIGVKNTGTKLQDELLNSRLSDFQARQASAEAEANRQKSIIAQAKVRLTKLQENLVNTKNSFVNAQTNLANAKNISAKIESNLAIAQQREQSLRTLTTPGAIPRVDYLDAQERLNRANTEIIKAKDEVTNAQNRITEAQDKVSSLEKDIAGQFQEIRQAEQAYQAARNQQERLASERQSEILTQINKRKEELTNVAGQLEQARNQQNEETIKAPVSGTIYKIKATRGPVQAGEELLSILPEGEEILLEVKVLNRDIGFIRQGMKAKVKMATFPFQEFGVIDGDVVRVSPNAIADKELGLVFPTRIKLNKHSVNVRGQEITFTPGMTANGEIVTRKKSILTFIMEPVTRRFSEAFSVR comes from the coding sequence ATGAAATCTTCTTTAGCAGCTAATGCTCCTCAAGCGCGTCAGACAAAACAGCAATTTGCTAAACCAGACGAACAGTTATCTTATGAATTGGGTAAAGCAGTACAGGAATTACCACCCCTCTATACGAGATTGTTAGCGGGAACGATGAGCGTAATAGTATTGGGGACGATCGCCTGGGCGAATTTCTCAGAAATTGATGAAGTCGCAACCGCGCCAGGGGAATTAATTGCTTCAACTCAAGTGCGGCCTGTAACATCCCTCGGTGGTGGTGTCATCCTCGCTGTGAAGGTAAAAGAAGGCGATCGCGTCACTAAAAACCAGGTTATAGTGCAACGCGATCCCAACTTGCAGCAAGCTGATGTCATCCGTCTGACTAAAGCTACTAAGTTGATTCAAGAAGACTTACAGCGTTTGGATGCAGAACGTATCGGTGTCAAAAATACTGGGACAAAATTGCAAGATGAACTGTTAAACTCCCGTCTGTCAGACTTCCAAGCACGTCAAGCCAGCGCCGAAGCGGAAGCAAATCGTCAAAAGTCAATCATCGCTCAAGCTAAAGTCCGCTTGACTAAGTTGCAAGAAAATTTGGTTAACACCAAAAATAGCTTTGTTAATGCTCAAACTAACTTGGCGAATGCAAAAAATATCAGCGCTAAAATTGAGAGCAATTTAGCGATCGCTCAACAACGAGAACAAAGCCTACGCACCCTCACTACTCCCGGTGCTATCCCCAGAGTCGATTATCTGGATGCACAAGAAAGATTAAATCGTGCCAATACAGAAATTATCAAGGCTAAAGATGAGGTGACTAACGCTCAAAATAGAATCACCGAGGCTCAAGATAAAGTATCATCTCTAGAGAAGGATATTGCTGGACAATTCCAAGAAATTCGCCAAGCTGAACAAGCCTATCAAGCTGCTCGCAATCAGCAAGAGCGTTTAGCATCAGAACGCCAAAGCGAGATTTTGACTCAGATCAACAAGCGCAAAGAAGAACTCACCAACGTTGCTGGTCAGTTGGAGCAAGCGAGAAATCAACAAAATGAAGAAACTATCAAAGCTCCTGTTTCCGGGACTATCTACAAAATCAAAGCCACTAGAGGGCCAGTACAAGCCGGTGAAGAGCTATTGTCAATTTTACCAGAAGGGGAAGAAATCCTTCTAGAGGTCAAAGTCCTCAACCGCGATATTGGATTTATTCGTCAGGGAATGAAAGCAAAGGTAAAAATGGCGACCTTCCCCTTTCAAGAATTTGGCGTTATTGATGGTGATGTCGTCCGCGTCAGTCCGAATGCGATCGCTGATAAGGAATTAGGCTTAGTTTTCCCCACCAGAATTAAGCTGAATAAACACTCAGTGAATGTTCGGGGTCAAGAAATCACATTTACCCCAGGAATGACCGCTAATGGCGAAATTGTCACTCGCAAAAAGTCGATTTTGACATTCATTATGGAGCCTGTGACGCGGCGCTTTAGTGAAGCCTTTTCTGTTAGATAA
- a CDS encoding SDR family oxidoreductase, whose protein sequence is MFLVTGATGGIGRRVVRLLRQQEKSVRAFVRLTSHYGELEHRGAGIFIGDLQREQDIQKACQGIQYIISAHGSDGDALSLDYRANIELIDQAKANGVEHFVFISVLGADRGYEDAPVFKAKRAVERYLVASGLNYTILRPAGLASNLLSLAERFRETGLYLLIGDAKNRTSVVSTDDLARIVVDSFTVAGARNQTLAVGGPEILARAEIPQIFSRIFHKEALVINPPLFAVDSLRSALGLFNPQTQQALGTYRTLLANEFFSTREEVTNLERIFNFQLETLENFVRRYLAV, encoded by the coding sequence ATGTTTCTGGTAACTGGAGCAACCGGAGGAATTGGTCGCCGAGTCGTGCGACTTTTACGCCAGCAAGAAAAGTCAGTGAGAGCATTTGTCCGCCTCACTTCCCATTACGGCGAATTAGAACACCGAGGAGCGGGAATTTTTATTGGTGATTTGCAACGGGAACAGGATATCCAAAAAGCTTGTCAGGGCATCCAGTACATTATTAGCGCCCACGGTTCTGATGGTGATGCCTTATCCTTAGATTACCGCGCCAACATTGAACTGATTGATCAAGCAAAAGCCAATGGAGTGGAGCATTTTGTATTTATTTCTGTGCTGGGTGCAGATCGGGGTTATGAAGATGCTCCCGTTTTCAAAGCTAAACGAGCAGTCGAGCGATATTTAGTAGCCAGTGGCTTGAATTACACTATTTTACGCCCAGCTGGATTAGCATCGAACTTGCTATCATTAGCAGAACGTTTTCGGGAAACAGGGTTATATTTACTAATCGGTGACGCCAAAAACCGCACTTCTGTGGTTAGTACAGATGATTTAGCAAGAATAGTGGTGGATTCTTTCACAGTTGCAGGCGCTCGTAACCAAACTTTAGCCGTTGGGGGCCCAGAGATTTTAGCACGTGCAGAGATTCCCCAAATTTTTAGTCGCATCTTCCACAAAGAAGCCCTCGTGATTAACCCGCCACTCTTTGCTGTTGATAGCTTACGCAGTGCATTAGGTTTATTTAATCCCCAAACACAACAAGCATTGGGAACCTATCGCACTTTACTGGCCAATGAATTTTTCTCCACCAGAGAGGAAGTAACCAATTTAGAAAGGATTTTTAACTTCCAATTGGAGACATTAGAAAATTTTGTCCGGCGCTATTTAGCCGTTTGA
- a CDS encoding alpha/beta fold hydrolase yields the protein MPEVELKPCFLTPKRIQPELPLFVYLPGMDGTGELLRSQTAGLEAGFDVRCLAIPRKDLTTWDELSNNVLDLIHAELEKNSQRPVYLCGESFGGALAMKVAVKAPHLFKRIILINPASSFHLRPWLNWASQLTDLVHPCLYEIGALGLLPFLAFLPRISRSDRHELLKTMRSVPPETVHWRLSLLREFHIEEAQLRRLTQATLLIAGVYDRLLPSVCEVRHLANILPNSEVVILPYSGHACLLEKDINLYDILQKQNFLESRAKKVPALEVRG from the coding sequence ATGCCAGAAGTAGAGCTAAAACCATGTTTCCTCACTCCCAAACGGATACAGCCAGAACTACCGCTGTTTGTATATTTGCCGGGAATGGATGGAACTGGTGAACTATTGCGATCGCAAACTGCTGGATTAGAAGCCGGCTTTGATGTCCGGTGTCTGGCGATTCCCCGCAAAGACCTAACTACATGGGATGAACTGAGTAACAATGTATTGGACTTAATTCATGCAGAGTTAGAAAAAAACTCCCAAAGACCAGTTTATTTGTGTGGTGAGTCCTTTGGGGGTGCATTGGCGATGAAAGTAGCTGTCAAAGCGCCCCATCTGTTTAAGCGTATTATCCTCATTAATCCGGCTTCCAGCTTTCATCTGCGCCCGTGGTTAAATTGGGCATCTCAACTAACTGACTTAGTGCATCCATGCCTGTATGAGATTGGCGCATTAGGCTTATTACCATTTTTAGCCTTTCTGCCGCGGATATCACGCAGCGATCGCCATGAATTACTAAAAACTATGCGTTCAGTACCGCCAGAAACAGTCCATTGGCGATTGTCTTTGCTCAGAGAGTTTCATATTGAGGAAGCACAGCTACGCCGTCTTACTCAAGCAACTTTATTAATCGCCGGTGTCTACGATCGCCTCTTGCCTTCTGTTTGCGAAGTGAGACATTTGGCCAATATCCTACCAAACTCCGAAGTCGTGATACTACCCTACAGCGGACATGCTTGTCTACTAGAAAAAGATATTAATCTTTATGACATTCTTCAGAAGCAGAACTTTCTGGAAAGTAGAGCGAAAAAAGTTCCAGCCTTAGAGGTGAGGGGGTAG